In the genome of Populus trichocarpa isolate Nisqually-1 chromosome 6, P.trichocarpa_v4.1, whole genome shotgun sequence, one region contains:
- the LOC7487358 gene encoding stress response protein nst1, with amino-acid sequence MCILCVIQKWSRRVATMLPWLVIPLIGLWALSQLLPPAFRFEITSPRLACVFVLLVTLFWYEVLMPQLSAWRVRRNARLRERKRFEAIELQKLRKTATRKCRNCLSPYKDQNPGAGKFMCSYCGHISKRPVLDLPVPPGLGISNSGIIKDLVGKGGKLLNGKAWSDNGWMCSQEWLDNGGWAGGSVAGKSSYWRKNGSGIFGGDGHCLAETSYSGVVIFACKVLTSFFLSIRWLWRKIFRTSSSEDGSSDAEHRVMLANRRENGENFHESRGEKARRKAEEKRQARLEKELLEEEEKKQREEVARLVEERRKLRDEIMEAERDRSRSSPLTREKNSRKEAEKKRQERRKEKDKGSSKSNSDAEDLEKKVGKESDQKRDVEKKSEIERRQHQKTGTESVKGQNIELGHGIKNTPGSNFNRGNAGSRYFDRMKGTFLSSSRAFSGGGFFGKPANMPAMVTKENKPNSSIDPVHTSAYRREIYPPDRLAGKASLNGDERNIYRPVLSETQPSQPKKTWQQLFARSSPAPSSSNANVICRPNSKQAEVQAQQFPLQSSPMQSFDNPINFGLPSPFPASAFPNVSSSTSLGFSPPIEPIFPRSVEGSCDFIPEEPELFEDPCYIPDPISLLGPVSESLDNFQLDLGTGFAPDMGLGLERPYAIKNVSASPEVNKPSPIESPLSRLRTADEKNNGSNWFPTTPIAQDFNTLPTDDMHGNEKRTWQMWNSSPLGQDGLGLVGGPGSWLLPPERNRSTKEDIIPPPSQKTMPSLFTKDDQILSGTLSPQKVFLGNGQNGGVFSPVIGSSENEPWLQNAFFPPLSGSTSQFSLKSQEECAQNEVIYRSPTGAATDNALGSSPVHSCSKNEWGAQGSGEGFGKSSVTRPNFGGLFPTSDVQWSFD; translated from the exons TGAGGGAGAGGAAAAGGTTTGAAGCTATTGAATTGCAGAAGCTTAGGAAAACTGCTACGAGGAAGTGTAGGAATTGTTTGAGTCCATATAAGGATCAGAATCCGGGTGCTGGTAAGTTTATGTGTTCTTATTGTGGGCATATTTCGAAACGGCCAGTTTTGGATTTGCCTGTACCACCTGGGTTGGGGATTTCAAATTCTGGGATTATTAAGGATTTGGTGGGGAAAGGTGGGAAGTTACTGAATGGCAAGGCGTGGAGTGATAATGGATGGATGTGTAGTCAGGAGTGGTTAGATAATGGTGGTTGGGCTGGTGGGTCTGTAGCTGGGAAGTCTAGTTATTGGAGGAAGAATGGGAGTGGGATTTTTGGAGGGGATGGACATTGTTTGGCCGAGACATCATATTCAGGGGTTGTAATTTTTGCTTGCAAGGTGTTGACATCTTTTTTCTTGAGCATCCGGTGGCTTTGGAGGAAGATTTTTAGGACTAGTTCCTCTGAGGATGGCTCTTCTGATGCCGAGCATAGGGTGATGTTGGCTAATAGGCGCGAGAATGGGGAAAACTTTCATGAGAGTAGAGGAGAGAAAGCACGCAGGAAAGCTGAAGAGAAGAGACAGGCTAGGTTAGAGAAGGAGCTCttagaggaggaagagaaaaaGCAAAGGGAGGAGGTTGCTAGATTGGTAGAGGAACGTAGGAAGCTGAGGGATGAGATAATGGAGGCTGAAAGGGATCGAAGTAGATCATCACCACTAACCAGGGAGAAAAATAGTAGGAAGGAAGCAGAAAAGAAACGTCaggaaagaaggaaagagaaagaCAAGGGGTCTAGTAAGAGCAACTCTGATGCAGAAGATTTGGAAAAGAAAGTTGGTAAGGAAAGTGATCAGAAGCGGGATGTTGAGAAGAAGAGTGAAATTGAGCGCCGTCAACATCAAAAAACTGGGACAGAGAGTGTAAAAGGTCAGAACATTGAATTGGGACATGGGATTAAGAATACACCTGGAAGCAATTTTAACCGGGGCAATGCTGGATCTAGGTATTTTGATCGAATGAAGGGTACATTTTTGTCTTCTTCTAGAGCTTTTAGCGGAGGTGGTTTCTTTGGAAAACCTGCTAACATGCCTGCTATGGTCACTAAAGAAAATAAGCCCAACAGTTCTATAGATCCTGTTCATACTTCTGCCTATAGGAGAGAGATATATCCACCTGACCGTCTGGCTGGGAAAGCAAGTCTGAATGGAGATGAAAGGAACATCTATCGTCCT GTGCTCTCTGAAACGCAACCAAGCCAACCTAAGAAAACATGGCAGCAATTATTTGCACGCTCATCACCTGCTCCTTCATCCTCAAATGCAAATGTCATCTGTAGAccaaattcaaaacaagcagAAGTTCAAGCACAACAGTTTCCTTTGCAATCATCACCAATGCAATCATTTGATAATCCAATCAATTTTGGGCTGCCATCACCATTTCCAGCCTCTGCATTTCCAAATGTATCCAGTAGCACTAGTTTAGGTTTCTCACCTCCTATTGAACCAATTTTTCCCCGTTCTGTGGAAGGGTCCTGTGATTTTATACCTGAAGAACCGGAACTGTTTGAAGACCCATGTTATATTCCTGACCCAATATCATTGCTTGGGCCTGTTTCAGAGTCGCTTGATAATTTTCAGTTAGACCTGGGAACTGGTTTTGCGCCAGACATGGGACTGGGATTGGAAAGGCCTTATGCTATAAAGAATGTGTCTGCATCTCCTGAAGTGAACAAGCCATCTCCAATTGAGTCCCCTTTGTCAAGACTACGAACTGCTGATGAAAAGAATAATGGTTCTAATTGGTTCCCAACTACTCCTATAGCCCAAGATTTTAACACTCTACCTACGGATGATATGCATGGGAATGAGAAGAGAACATGGCAAATGTGGAACAGTTCACCTCTTGGTCAGGATGGTTTAGGTTTAGTAGGTGGCCCAGGAAGCTGGCTTTTACCCCCAGAACGAAACAGATCAACCAAGGAAGATATTATACCACCTCCATCTCAGAAAACTATGCCATCGCTGTTTACAAAAGATGATCAAATCCTTTCTGGTACTCTTTCTCCCCAGAAGGTTTTTCTTGGCAATGGCCAGAATGGTGGGGTTTTCAGTCCAGTCATTGGTTCAAGTGAAAATGAACCATGGTTACAGAATGCCTTTTTCCCACCATTATCAGGCAGCACTAGCCAGTTCTCTCTGAAATCTCAGGAGGAATGTGCTCAGAATGAAGTGATTTATCGGAGTCCCACTGGAGCTGCAACCGACAATGCTTTGGGGTCATCTCCAGTCCATAGTTGTTCCAA GAATGAATGGGGTGCACAAGGTTCAGGAGAAGGTTTCGGGAAGTCATCTGTCACAAGACCCAATTTTGGTGGTTTGTTCCCCACCTCAGATGTACAGTGGTCATtcgattaa